Genomic segment of Sphingomicrobium marinum:
TGGCGCGCGAAAAGCGCGAATTCGTGCCCGCCGATCCAATGCGGATTACCATGTATGTGTGCGGGCCCACGGTGTATGGGCGCGCGCATATCGGCAATGCGCGGCCGCCCGTCATCTTCGATACGCTCGCGCGGCTGATCCGCCATCATTACGGGGAGGACAGCCTCGTTTATGCGCGCAACATCACCGATATCGATGACAAGATCATCGCCAAGGCTGCCGAGGAAGGCGTCGCGCCGTCGGTGATCACCGAGCGCTACGAAAATTTCTACCTCGAGGACATGGGTGCGCTGGGCGTTGCGCCGCCGACGAGCGCGCCGCACGCGACCGAGGAGATCGGCCCGATGATCGCGATGATCGAGGCGCTGATCGAGAAGGGGCACGCGTACGAAGCCGATGGCCATGTGCTTTTCTCGGTACCGAGCGATCCCGATTATGGCGCGCTGTCGCGGCGCGACCGCGACCAGATGATCGCGGGCGCGCGCGTTGAAGTGGCGCCGTACAAGAAGGACCCGGCCGACTTCGTGCTGTGGAAGCCATCGGACGAGGGCGTGATCGGGTTCGACAGCCCGTGGGGCCGCGGGCGCCCGGGCTGGCATATCGAATGTTCGGCAATGATCCGCGCGCATCTGGGCGAGACGATCGACATCCATGGCGGCGGGCTCGACCTCATTTTTCCGCATCACGAAAACGAGATTGCGCAGAGCCGCTGTACGCACGATGCGCCGCTGGCGCGCTACTGGGTGCATAACGGGTTCGTCGACATGGGCGCGGAGAAGATGTCCAAGTCGCTTGGCAATGTGGTGACGCCAAACGAACTGCTCAAGGAGCATAAGGGCGAGGTGCTCCGCCTGGCGCTTCTATCGGCGCATTAT
This window contains:
- the cysS gene encoding cysteine--tRNA ligase, which codes for MIRLHDTMAREKREFVPADPMRITMYVCGPTVYGRAHIGNARPPVIFDTLARLIRHHYGEDSLVYARNITDIDDKIIAKAAEEGVAPSVITERYENFYLEDMGALGVAPPTSAPHATEEIGPMIAMIEALIEKGHAYEADGHVLFSVPSDPDYGALSRRDRDQMIAGARVEVAPYKKDPADFVLWKPSDEGVIGFDSPWGRGRPGWHIECSAMIRAHLGETIDIHGGGLDLIFPHHENEIAQSRCTHDAPLARYWVHNGFVDMGAEKMSKSLGNVVTPNELLKEHKGEVLRLALLSAHYRQPLPWTIKLIEQSRATLDGLYRKVGDAAPGEVDDGVVAALGDDLNTPRALSRLGQIDDPATLKASAALLGLLGETADSWFKGGNDGDDAEIDAKIEARAQAKKDRDFATADRIRDELAGDGILLEDGPEGTTWRRA